A window of Cheilinus undulatus linkage group 1, ASM1832078v1, whole genome shotgun sequence contains these coding sequences:
- the lysmd2 gene encoding lysM and putative peptidoglycan-binding domain-containing protein 2, with the protein MAEFSPVLPMREGGGRLGQPIFPRSRSGSESESELSQSLARTKIRSYGSTASVTASLGEKYIEHRVTDSDTLQGIALKYGVTMEQVKRANKLFSNDCIFLRHSLNIPVVSEKRSIFNGLSLESPDGDSEAACQELDMPCVVTQDIEGPSPPPSPPPEDSKPPQPEELSAKDFLHRLDLQIKQSKQAARRLKEEEVRSNEDDYTAPTSSYQEI; encoded by the exons ATGGCGGAGTTTTCGCCCGTCCTGCCGATGCGGGAAGGAGGAGGACGGTTGGGCCAGCCCATCTTCCCTCGGTCCAGGTCCGGTTCCGAGTCAGAGAGCGAACTGTCCCAGAGCCTGGCCCGGACCAAGATCCGGTCTTACGGGAGCACAGCGAGCGTCACTGCCTCTTTGGGGGAGAAATACATAGAGCATCGAGTTACAGACAGTGATACCCTGCAAGGGATTGCTCTCAAATACGGTGTTACG ATGGAGCAGGTGAAGAGAGCCAATAAGCTGTTCAGCAATGACTGCATTTTTCTGAGGCATAGCCTTAACATCCCTGTGGTGTCAGAGAAGCGCTCCATATTTAATGGACTGTCTCTGGAGTCTCCTGATGGGGACTCTGAAGCAGCATGCCAGGAGCTAGATATGCCTTGTGTTGTGACGCAGGACATCGAGGGACCCTCGCCTCCCCCTTCCCCACCCCCTGAGGACTCCAAACCCCCTCAGCCCGAGGAGCTGTCAGCCAAAGACTTCTTACATAGACTGGACTTGCAAATCAAACAGTCAAAGCAGGCAGCACGCAGGCTGAAAGAAGAGGAAGTAAG GAGCAATGAGGATGACTACACGGCCCCTACGTCGTCATACCAGGAGATATAA